GTTGGCGATGCTTCCGGCGGTCCCGAAAAATTATATGAAGAGGGAGTCACCCTCGTTCGTGCCGGTGATGTGGAAAAAGGCCGCAAGCTGCTCGACCAGTTCATCGGCGATAATCCCAACCATACTCTCGTCCCCAATGCCCTGTATTGGATGGGCGAGACCTACTATCACGAAAAGCGCTATGCGCAGGCCGTTCTTACCTTCAAAGAGGTTGTGCGCAGGTTCCCCAAGCATGACAAGGCTGCGGCTTCCATGCTGAAGACGGGCTTCTCCTACGAAAAGCTTGGGGACAAGAGCAACGCGCGCTTCTACCTGCAGACCTTGGTTGAGGACTATCCTTCTTCTTCGCCTGCGGAAATGGCCCGCAAGCGTCTCGCCTCCTTGTAAGGCCGCAGGATTCTCATGCAGCGCACTGATGTTTCCGCTGCGTTCAGTCTTGGCGGAATGAACGACGCGCAACGAACCGAATTCTGGGCATCGCTCGCATTGCGGCATACTTCGCGTCTCGGACCGCGGACGTGGAAGAAGCTGCTGGAAGTCTATCCCTCTCCCTATTCCGCCGTGCTGGATGTGGCCAACTGGGTGGAACGTGCCGGTGTGTCTGCCCGCATGGTTTCGGAGTATCGTTCCGAACGCTGGCGCGGACCCGCACGGGAGGAGTGGAATGCCGCAGGCAAGGCCGGTTGGCGTATCCTGTTATGGACTGACCCGCGTTATCCCAACCGGCTCAAGGAAATTACCGACCCCCCCATTTTTCTCTATTACATGGGCGATGCGGGCCTGCTTGCCAATCCCGGCGTGGGCGTTGTCGGTTCCCGCCTGTGTTCGCGTGACGGCATTGCCACAACGCGGGATCTGTGCCGCCGCCTTTCCGCCTCGGGCGTGACGACTGTTTCCGGCCTTGCGCGGGGCATAGACAGCGAGGCGCACAAGGCGGCGCTGGAAAGCTGGGGCAGCACCATCGCCGTGCTCGGCACCGGACCGGACTGCATCTATCCGCCGGAAAACGCGGACCTGCATGCCCGCATCTGCGATGACGGGCTGGTTCTTTCCGAATTTCCCCCCGGTACCATGCCCGAAGCCAGAAATTTTCCCATGCGCAACAGAATCATCAGCGGGCTCTCACTCGGAGTGCTGGTGGTGGAAGCGGCCAAGCGCAGCGGCAGCCTTATCACCGCACGCCACGCCCTGGACCAGGGGCGCGAGGTGTTTGCGGTACCCGGCAGGGTGCAGGCGCGAACCTCTTCCGGATGTCACGATCTCATCAGGCAAGGGGCGAAAGCCGTGTTTGCCTGCGACGATGTGCTGGTAGAGATTGCACCGCTCATCGGCATCAATGCGGACGAATGGAAAACCCCCGAAGAGGTGGCTCCCCGACAGAGACGTGTTACACCTCCCAGTCCCGCCGCCAGAACATTCACAGGGCGGCACGCTGCGGAGCAGGATGAGTCAGGCGCAACCGTTCTGCAAGGGCGAAATGCCGCCGCAGGAAGGGGGGCACCCAAACGCACGACTGCGGCTGGCATGGGCGTTGGCATGGGCTGGAGTGCGGATGATGAAGACTGTGAGCATATGGATGCTGCCGTCAGGTCAGCCGGCTGCCACCGCGTGCCTGCGGATGTCGCATCAATGAGTTTGACCGATGACATGACGCCCGATGAGCTTGAACTTTTCAAGGCGCTTTCCGGCCGCGAAACCATGCACATAGACGACCTGTGCCGCGCGCTGGACTGGCAGGCTTCCAAAGCCAGTGCCGTGCTGCTCATGCTGGAAGTGCAGGGGGCAGTGCGCCAGTTGCCAGGCATGCACTACAGCGCTATCGTGTAGCATGCTGTGATCAGGGTTTTGGTAACGCGAATTTTGACGATATGAGAATATGCAGAAAATACCCGTAAAATTGGCAGCTCCGGGCATGAAACTCGCCAAAGCTGTGGTGCGCGAAGACGGCATTACACTGGTGGGCGAAGGCGTGGAGTTGTCTGAGTCTCTTATAGCCCGTTTTGAACAGTCGGGCATCAGCACCATTACCGTGAAGGGCAATCCCGTCCGGATGGACGGCCTGCCCGGAAGCACGGATTATGACAAGCGTGCAGAACGCATCAATCATCTTTTTCGCAAGCATACCGACAATACCTTCATGATGACCTTGAAGAAGGTGCTGTCTCAGTACTTTCGTCTCAAGGCGGCTGCAATTGCTGCAGCCGCTGCCGAAGCTGCGGCTGCCGAAGCCGCTGAAGCCGCAGCTGCAGCGGCAGCGGAAGAGGCGGAAGCGAACGGTGCTGCACCCGCTGATGGTGCCGCGGATGCAGGCATGAAGAAAAACGGGGCGCAGCAGGGTAAAAACGGTATAGGATCGTTGCTCTCCAGGAAGGTGAAGGCATGATGCAGGACATGCGAACCGAGTACAAGGGCAGGGTGCTGGCGGTGAAGAACCTGCCCACGCTGCCCAAGGTGCTGGAAGAGGTTACCCGCCTCATGGAGGACCCCAGCACCTCCACGGAGCAGATAGCCAAGGTTATCACGTTCGATCAGGTGCTGTCCGCCAAGGTGCTCAAGATGGTCAACTCGCCCATCTATGGTTTTCCGGGGCGTATCAGTTCCATTCAGCATGCGCTGGTTCTGCTGGGGTTCAACGTCATCCGCGGGCTTATTATTTCAACTTCCGTTTTTGACGACATGAACAAGGCCATGGTGGGCCTCTGGGAACACAGCGTGGGTTGTGCTCTTGCCTCCGGCGAAGTGGCCAAGACCCTCGGGCTGAAAGATCCTGAAGAATACGCCGTTGCAGGGTTGCTGCACGATCTGGGCAAGGTGGTCGCTGCGGTGCAGTTGCCGGAGATCAAGCCGGAGCTGGAAAAGCTGGTTGCCACGCAGGACATCACCTTTCTTCAGGCGGAAAAGCAACTGCTCGGTTTCGGGCATGACCGTGTAAATGCGTGGCTGGCTTTGCACTGGAACCTGCCGCCGAACATTTCCGAGGCTATCTCGTACCACCACAAGCCGTTGAGTGCGCAGCTGTATACCAAGTATGCCTGCGTGGTGCATATCGGCAATTTTCTGACCCGCGTGTTTGAATATGGCAACGGAGGCGATAACAACGTACCCGTGCTGGAACCCCGTGCCATGAAATTGCTCGGCATTAACCAGCGTATGCTGGAATCTCTGCTGGATAAGCTTTCTGACGCCTTTCTCGAAGTCTCTGACCTCGGATTCAACTAGGACGGTTTACCCTCCATATGCACCCGACCATGACGGAAAACGGCCCCATTCAGGCTTTTCTCATCTCTTCGGATACCTGCTTCGTACGTCAGGTTCAGAATATCTGGCCCGAACAGGAAATGCAGTGGTCAGTATTTTCGTGCGCAGGAGCGGTTGTGGAGCAGCTGCTCACTGATCCGCCTGCTCTGCTCGTGTCGGATTCCGTTCTGTCGGATATGACGGGCGAGGCGCTGGTTTCGCTGGTGAAGAGCGAAAATGTGTACAGACAGGTACCTACCGTGCTGTGCATGCCCCGCAAGGACTTGTACGGCGATATCGACTGGTCTCGGCTGGAGGCGGACGACATAGTTTTTACCCCGTTCGAGGATCAGGAATTCAAAGCCCGCGTGGAGCTGACCCTGAACCGCATGTCCCGTTCACTGGACGCCAATCCCCTGACCCGTCTGCCCGGGAACACCACCATTATCCAGTTTATCAAGGAACATATTGAAAAGAAGCGTGACTTCGCACTGGGGTATGCCGATCTTGATAACTTCAAGGCGTTCAACGACAAATACGGATTCTTCCGTGGTGACGAGGCGCTGATGATGGCAGCGCGGGTTATTGTGAATACCGTCAGGTCTTTTCATGGTCCCCTGTCCTTTGTTGGGCATGTGGGGGGCGATGATTTTGTCTTTGCTCTGCCGCTGGAGACGGTGGAAGCCGCCTGCAAGCGGCTGGTGGCCTCTTTCGATTCCATTGTGCCGAGTTTTTATGATGCGGCCGACAGGGAGCGGGGCAGCATCGTTTCCAAAGACAGGCGCGGGC
This region of Desulfovibrio subterraneus genomic DNA includes:
- a CDS encoding HDOD domain-containing protein, producing the protein MMQDMRTEYKGRVLAVKNLPTLPKVLEEVTRLMEDPSTSTEQIAKVITFDQVLSAKVLKMVNSPIYGFPGRISSIQHALVLLGFNVIRGLIISTSVFDDMNKAMVGLWEHSVGCALASGEVAKTLGLKDPEEYAVAGLLHDLGKVVAAVQLPEIKPELEKLVATQDITFLQAEKQLLGFGHDRVNAWLALHWNLPPNISEAISYHHKPLSAQLYTKYACVVHIGNFLTRVFEYGNGGDNNVPVLEPRAMKLLGINQRMLESLLDKLSDAFLEVSDLGFN
- the dprA gene encoding DNA-processing protein DprA, which translates into the protein MQRTDVSAAFSLGGMNDAQRTEFWASLALRHTSRLGPRTWKKLLEVYPSPYSAVLDVANWVERAGVSARMVSEYRSERWRGPAREEWNAAGKAGWRILLWTDPRYPNRLKEITDPPIFLYYMGDAGLLANPGVGVVGSRLCSRDGIATTRDLCRRLSASGVTTVSGLARGIDSEAHKAALESWGSTIAVLGTGPDCIYPPENADLHARICDDGLVLSEFPPGTMPEARNFPMRNRIISGLSLGVLVVEAAKRSGSLITARHALDQGREVFAVPGRVQARTSSGCHDLIRQGAKAVFACDDVLVEIAPLIGINADEWKTPEEVAPRQRRVTPPSPAARTFTGRHAAEQDESGATVLQGRNAAAGRGAPKRTTAAGMGVGMGWSADDEDCEHMDAAVRSAGCHRVPADVASMSLTDDMTPDELELFKALSGRETMHIDDLCRALDWQASKASAVLLMLEVQGAVRQLPGMHYSAIV
- a CDS encoding GGDEF domain-containing protein; this encodes MHPTMTENGPIQAFLISSDTCFVRQVQNIWPEQEMQWSVFSCAGAVVEQLLTDPPALLVSDSVLSDMTGEALVSLVKSENVYRQVPTVLCMPRKDLYGDIDWSRLEADDIVFTPFEDQEFKARVELTLNRMSRSLDANPLTRLPGNTTIIQFIKEHIEKKRDFALGYADLDNFKAFNDKYGFFRGDEALMMAARVIVNTVRSFHGPLSFVGHVGGDDFVFALPLETVEAACKRLVASFDSIVPSFYDAADRERGSIVSKDRRGQTQTFPLMAISIAVVCNRNGSLKHYAEASAIAMQLKKKAKEDPGSVYVIDQRQA